From the Triticum urartu cultivar G1812 chromosome 4, Tu2.1, whole genome shotgun sequence genome, the window ggatctacatacccttgtagatcgcgcgcggaagcgttcaagagaacggggttgatggagtcgtactcgtcgtgatccaaatcaccgatgatcctagcgccgaacggacggcacctccgcgttcaacacagtACGGAGcagtgacgtctcctccttcttgatccagcaaggggggaggagaggttaatggagatccagcagcacaacggcgtggtggtggaagtagcgggattccaacaaggcttcgctaagcgctgcgggaggagggagatgtgtcgtgggagggagagggaggcgccaggccttaggtatcgttgccctcccttcccccactatatatagggccaagggagagggggagggcgcagccttgccccttcctccaaggaagggtgcggctaaGGGGGGgaaggagtccatcctccccaaggcacctcggaggtgccttgcccctttaggactctcccctcctcttgtccctttggtgcatgggcctcttggggctggtgcccttggcccatataggccaaggcgcaccccctacagcccatgtggcccccggggcaggtggcgtggcctcacccggtggacccccgggacccttccggtggtcccggtacaataccggtgaccccgaaacttgtcccgatggccgaaatagcacttcctatatataattctttacctccggaccattccggaactcctcatgacgtccgggatctcatccggaactccgaacaactttcgggttaccgcatactaatatctctataaccctagcgtcactgaaccttaagtgtgtagaccctacgggttcgggagacatgcagacatgaccgagatgactctccggtcaataaccaacagcgggatctggatacccatgttggctcccacatgttccacgatgatctcatcggatgaaccacgatgtcaaggacttaatcaatcccgtatacaattccctttgtctagcggtacgatacttgcccgagattcgatcgtcggtatctcgataccttgttcaatctcgttaccggcaagtctctttactcattccgtaacacatcatcccgtgatcaactccttgatcacattgtgcacattatgatgatgtcctaccgagtgggcccagagatacctctccgtcacacggagtgacaaatcccagtctcgattcgtgccaacccaacagacactttcggagatacccgtagtgtacctttatggccacccagttacgttgtgacgtttggcacacccaaagcactcctacggtatccgggagttgcacaatctcatggtctaaggaaatgatacttgacattagaaaagctttagcatacgaactacacgatcttgtgctatgcttaggattgggtcttgtccatcacatcattctcctaatgatgtgatcccgttatcaacgacatccaatgtccatggtcaggaaaccgtaaccatctattgatcaacgagctagtcaactagaggcttactagggacatggtgttgtctatgtatccacacatgtatctgagtttcctatgaatacaattctagcatggataataaacgattatcatgaacaagtaaatataataataactaatttattattgcctctagggcatatttccaacaaggaGGCCCCCAGACGGCGCCTCTCGAGGCGAGAGCGGCCCAAAAAGGCCCGCTCGCTCCACGTTGACGCCCCCGTCTCCAGCCGCCGCCTCAATCATCAAGCGGTcatccatctcctcctctccatcTGGCTCCACCGGGATGGGCGCCTCTGCGCCACACGCCGCTTTTGCATGGGAACAGCCATGCACGTCGCCCACCGCGTCGCCTGGAGTCGTCCCCCCTTCCTCTTCAGGTCTTCCTCCCTCTTTTCCTCCCACCAGCATGGCAGAGGGCTGCGCCGGCTGATCCTCGCCCGGCACCCGCAGAATTTCACGAGAGGGGGCAAGCAGCTCTTCCTCCTCAGACCGCTGACCACCCTCGCCCATGCCATCTTGAGCTGTGGTCACGCCCGACGCCGCATGTGGCCCCTGCCGCAGTGCATCAGAGATGGCCAGGGTGCCATCAGCGTAGGCGAGCGGGTCCACAACCGCCGGATTACCATCGATCTCCCCCAGGTCAATCAGCGGCGGCACGACCATACCCTCCTCCGGCCATCCGTTGCgtctccggccgccgcctccaacTCCGTCGCCCGATCCAGTCCCCCCTTGGTGCGATCTGCGACCTTCTTCAGCCTGATGCATCCCTACACTCGCCTGCCTGAACCCACTGCCGCTGCCATAGGTTCGCCGCCCTCCTCCTCCACCGCCGCCATCGGCATCAGGGAAGCGCAGCCTGGAATGAACGGAGGCACGCGGTGGCGGTGGTGGGGAGTCCCCATCTTCAAAGTTGAGGAACCATGTGTAGCCCCACCTAGCGGGCCAGTCCGGCACCATTCCGTCCTCCGACGGCATCCCGCTGATCCCACTGTCGCAGCTCCTCCCACTATCCGGGCTCGGCGGGCAGGTGAAGTCGATGACATGATCGAGGTGGATGAGCACAGGGTGCCCGAGCATGGCCACCTGACCCCAACGCCGCGGCACCTCCTGAGTGATGTTGAGCTCAGGGAAGTGCATCCCGGGCGAGCCATCCTCCATCGGTTCTTCCAGCTGAAGCACACCGCGAGTCTTGAGCTTCTCCACAACATCCGTCCACACCCACAGCCGGAAACATCCCGTCTCCTCCTCACTCCGCACCTCGTGGTCGACGCCGTCGATGAGCATGGAGGGGTCAAACAACGAAGCCACGGACTCGACGTCCCAAGCATGCTCCGGCACTCCCTCCAGGCAAACCCGCACCTTGTATAACATCTTGGCCGGCGACGCGCACCGAAAACGCGACCAAGGCGCCACCAGCAGCTAGATCCGTCCTAGCACGAGCGGACCCCGGCCAGCCAGACTGCCGCATCATCGAAGATGAGCAACATCTCCCCCAGAGCCTGGAGGGACACCTTCACCGCCTCCTCCTCGATCCGGAACTTCATGTCCACCGCCCTCTTGACGTCGACGATCTCGAGTTGCCTTGCCGATCCCACGACCACCGCCACCACCGCGCACCTAGTTAGTCTCCGCTCCGCCTCGGCCTGCCCCGCCGACCTCTTTGCCGTGGCGATGACGAGCCCACGCCGCACCGCCGCATCAGCCGCTGGCGCCTCCATTGGCGCCCGGACCGCAGAGCTCGATGGGGGGCCTGGTGGAGGCGGCGGAAGAACGACCACCGGTTCAGCACGATCCTTGCTTCTCTCCGGTCTTGCCGGTTGCTCGCCGCCACACCACCTCGCCCTATGCCCCACCGCGCCGCAGAGAAGGCAGCGAGCACGATTGGAGCAGCCAGCGACCCGGTGACCAGGCTCGAGACACCTAAAGCACTTCCCCCTCGCCTTGGAAAATAGCAGCTCTTTGAGGTGAGAGAACTGAGGCTTGGGACGCGGCGGAGGCCGCTGGTAAAAAGGGGGGCGCCTCCCCCTTCCCACCATCTTCCACCCACCGCCATCAATGCGCTCTTGGCTGTCGGTGGCCCTTAAAGTCGACCGCGCAGGCACGACAGCAGCGGATTGAAGCTGGCCACCAATCTCCCCCACTGCCCGCTGCGCGCGCATTGAAGGCTCCCCAGATCCCGCCGGAAGTGTATGCACGTCTGCATTGCCCGCCGGGGCGAGCAGGGCCTCCAAGTAGGAGACCGCTGATGGGGAGGCTGGTCGCGGCTCTTGGCCCACCGCGGGAGACATCGGAGAAGGCAGCAGAGGAGAGAAGAGAGCGCCGGGCGGCGCCGCCGAGCGGGCGACGCGGCGCgggaggagaggggaggaggaAGATACAGAGGAGTGTGTGAAATGCAATGTTGATAATATGCAATTGTGTAATGATATGTAATGTATGTGTGTATGCCATGATATGCAATGTTGATACTATCATGTCCATGTGTGTACGTGGCGCTATAGTTGGGGCTGCACTGCAGCACTACTAGCATACAATCACAACTATCAAAGCCACAACCATTCACCCTCAAAAAAAAAGCCACAACCATTCATAACTGACGGGCCAAATCGGAGCGGCGGTCAGTCATGAGGTTCCCCTCGCCACTGTATTTTCTGATTGGTCGGATAACCGGTCACTGATAACATAGTCATCACTGATCGGAAATCGCCGACGGATCACATGGTGGTTTTTGACCTGTGAGTGTTGACTGTTGACTGGCCCTGTAGTAGTGTGCTTCAAGTTCCATTGAAAGAAAAAACTTCAAGTTTCTTTTCGCACATAAATATACTTGGCGTAATTAGGAGTGCTAGGATGTGCTTAAGAAAAGGAATGATAGGACCACAAAACCAGGTGTTGCTTGATCATGTCTTTCTCCTCACAGGGACGCATGAGCATGCACCATAATTTTTTGTCAGTTtcgttggaaatatgagcaaattactacaagatttaatccgaataaacagaaAATAAATCATAACTACAGcaacagagattaaactaatcatgtgaattagcatagcagatgaacagatcacatctagggcacatactagaaacatgaattctaccacaatctcgaacaggaaggatagaatcacatacggtgcagcgggagcAACACCGCCGGCGTTGACATTGTCATccatgtcgtcgaggacgaggttgccgaggtcggggaagaagtcgtcgttcgcgaagtcgtcgctgccagcagtcgcgcgagtgcgctccccaaaaacctgatcgcccctctcccgtataggatcacgagaggcggggttccggaggcctgctgtcccttctcccggtgcacgccgaaaggagggatggagaagacttacTTGGcagcgcaatgatctggaacggtggtgagaaaccatacgaagcgacggcggctagggtagacgtctgcctgactatatagtgcgggccagGTAGGTCGTGAGAATAAACCCCACGTCCaagtcgtcacgatccaaaagaatcgaaaacggttcagtaattaacgcgtccgttaattattaattaatgactcattaattttcccgagcagcaaaaatatagacaacgtgcatagctctgtcctcggctcggctcaatcccgcaacccgcggcgcggcgaGCGAGGAGGAGCGCACGTGTAGGTCttctcttctcatgctcatacaagtggtagaagagctcaacTTATAAAAAGGtacaactctctctcaacttccggggtgggactaaattttagcttcactcactccactcacatgtgtgcatgaatgggccaagagaatttcagaattttaattgggctttgggccaaaaaactactagcaaaattccaacaaatTCAATTCATAAACACTTACAAAACCAAGCATCAACATCAACCCGATGTCCAAAATCAACCAGTAGACCTATCGTGCTCCGTTACTCCACTTTTCTCTTCCTTCAGTCAATAGTAAAGCTTTGATGCGCAGTGTAGAGTAATTAACGCCAGACTGTAAAGCACGCTAGTAAACTGACACGATAAGCAAGCTACCGCTTTAGCTTATCCTCTTCTGCTGCTCTACATATACTCCTCTACAGTGCCATGCGCCCATCAGTGCACAACAAATTACTGTACTTAGTTGAAATCGCCATGGTTGAGGTGACGTCGTGGGTGGAGGACGTGGAGAAGACGCTGCTGGAAGAGCACGAGCCGTCGTCGGAGGTGGAGCAATGGCGGAAGCACTCCATCTACCGTGTCCCGGCGCGCATCAAGAGGCTCAACGGCGACGCCTACAAGCCGCAGACGGTGTCCCTGGGCCCCTTCCACCACGGAGACCCCGACCTGCTGCCCATGGAGCAGCACAAACGCAGGGCGCTGCTGCGCCTCCTCCGGCGGGCCGGCAGGCCGCTACGGGACCTCGTCGCCGCCGTGGGGGAGGTGGAGGAGCAGCTGCGGGCGGCGTACGTCGGCCTCGGCGACGAGTGGCGCGACGGTGGCGGGGAGCGGTTCGTGGAGATGATGATCGTGGACGGCTGCTTCTTGCTGGAGGTGATGAGGACGGCGGCGGCCGCCGGGCGGAGGTATGCCGTTCACCCAGACTACGCGCCCAACGACCCGGTGTTCAGCCGGCACGGCTTGCTGTACATTGCGCCGTATGTCCAGCGCGACATGCTCATGGTCGAGAACCAGCTGCCCCTCCTCGTGCTCCACAGGATCGCCGCTGCAGCTGAGGGTGGAAAAACATCGGTAAGTACAGAGCCCAATATAATGGATTGATATCTCACATTTTTTAACTGATAGCAAAGTGCCTCCATGGGAGCATACGAGCTACGTGATCTTGAGCCTTTGTGCTAACCATTATGTGCCTCTTGGGTGGCTAGACCTATGCTACGATCAACAGGATGGTGCTCAACTTCCTTGGCGTGGCAGATGCTGACAGGCACCCAGCGGCAGTGCCACACCTGGGGCTCCACCCACTAGACATCTACCGCCGGAGCCTACTACTCCACACCACCGGCAGGACAGAGCGCAACATACAGGTCGAAGAGCCGGCGGCGAAGCCCGCGGACGTGCGCTCCGCGCGGAAGCTCCACGAAGCCGGCATCCGGTTCCGGCACAGCGGGCGGGCGGACTGCCTCTGCGACGTCCGGTTCCGGGGCGGCACCCTCACCATGCCGCAGCTCTTCGTGGACGACTCCACCGAGTACAAGCTCCTGAACCTGATGGCGTTCGAGGCCCTGCACGTCGGCGCCGGCAACGACGTGACCGCCTACGTCTTCTTCATGCGGAGCGTCGTCGGCTGCGTGGACGACGTGCGGCTGCTGCGGCGCAAGGGGATCGTCCGGAGCGAGTGGGTGGACGGCGACGAGACGGTGGTGCGGCTGCTCAACGACATGACCAGGGACGTGGTCTGCGACGAGGCGTCGCCGCTCTGCGCCCTGCACGGCGAGGTGGAGGCCTACTGCCGGAGCAACCTGCGCGTGTTCCTGCACGTGTCGTGGTACTACCTCAAGCGCACCTACTTCGGGAACCCGTGGACGTTCCTCTCCCTCGCCGCCGGCATCCTGCTCCTCGTCACCGACATCATCCAGACTGTGTATTCCGTTCTTTCTTACGAAGTGCAGGGAAAGAGACAGTATTACAGCCATCACTAGCGGGGCTGAGCGTACCTGAGCTCCCAGCTGTTAGCGTTACACTTTGGCTTATAGATGTAGATGCACCCATTGTCTAAATACAAATTTTAAAAGTTAAAAAAGTGAGGAAAAAAAAATCCTGCGCGTACATCCGGACATTATATATTTGTGCACCAAATGTTAGCGTTAAACTAGCTAAAATACCTGTGCATTGCCACGAAATACAAGTGAAGTACGAGACACCAGGTTATTGTATATCTTGTCAGAACTTAGATGCGTTGATCACAACTTATATATCGAATGATTCAGCAAAATTCTAGAGCTTGCAGAGAGCTTACAAACAAGGCAAATTTTAACCACAGTAGCTAAATGTCAATCGACTGACTTTAGCTTTTGTGGCCAGTCGATTTTGAAcaaaggaaggagaaggaagggcCTCGccggagagaaggaaggagaaataAGGGGCTCACTGGAGGGCtaccccattatctatcttagggtttaggCTGGGGGCGGTGGTGGACGGCGGTGGTGGGGCTTCGTCGGAGAAAAAAACTGTACGCCGgcggggctagagggatggccgggggcGGCGGCAAGACCGACGGTGGGGGACGGATCAGAGGAGGGCCGTCGCGGGAGCGCCGGCGGCTGCAGGAGGCGGTGGCCGGCAGTTCGGCCGGTGGCATGTTTGCCGggtggaagaagaagaagtctaGAGGGTAAATCCCCTTTCTTCCCGCCACTTCCGATCACGTCAACCCTTGCTCATCTGACGGTGCCGCCTTCGGTTCGCTGCTCCCGATCTCCAATGCCTCCTACGGCGCAGACTCCCTCGAACCCGATTGTGACTGCGGCGATGGACGATGGCCTCGGGAGGCAGCAATGCCTTCCCTAGCCTAACAAATTTGCTGATGGTATTTCCATATTCCTCTATTTCATCTTCTCTGAACTAGTTATAATATTGCCATGTTTTAAATATGTCTATCTTTTCAGGGTCCTAGTGAAATTGATGATATGTCATCTTAAGATCTTCTTTAGGGCTCTATTTTAGTACCTTCAGCTGGAGCAGAGGATAGTTTGTTCTTTGGGGATAAAGTCGGTGATAAGTAGTGTGGTAATCGATGGGCTTTTGGTTATTTGGAGAAAAAGAACATTTCAAAAGATAGATTTGTTATTGTTGCTACATGCCATGCTATTTTGTTCTTTTGGGATGATAGTGTTGAGCACTTGGTGGAAAAAAGCTGTGCTAACTTGTGCTAATTGATGGCATTTGGTGGATATTCAGCGATCATGTTCATTTGTACAAATACATTTGCTGCATGAGGCTGTCCAAAGTAGTGAAGTAAAAATGTTTGTTCAATTATTATGCTTTTATATGTTCCTGAACTGTAGGGTAGTGCTAAAATGTAGTGAACTGAATTCATGTCCGTATATGTGCCCGTACTGAACTGAATCCTCTTTGTTCCTGTTCCTGTTTCTGAACTGAATCACACCCGAACTGGGGCCTTATTTGAGCCAAAGCATGGGTTGGCAAGTTGTGCGTTGAGGGAGCTGTGAGATGCAGCAGCCGTGGCATTTGAAATGGATGGCATCGCTTCTGCAAGCTGCTTGGGCGTGGGGAGGCGGCAGGGCGAGCAAGAGGATCGCTATCCGGTCGTGCCATGAGTGTGCCGAGCAAAAGGCACCGGAGCGGACGACGTCTGGGACCTCCATGGCGACGAGCAAGAGGTCCTCCGGCAGCACGAACCAGTCATGCATGTTGGTCTCGGCCTTGGTCGTCACAACTTCCTGCATGCATCGGTAGGGCTAGTACGCTATTTTCGCAAACCATCAAAGTTCGATTTGCCATTTGACAATTCTCGGCAACTTGCTCTGCTCTGATTGGTATTTTTTTCAATTTACGCCCACTCAGGGCCCGCTTGGATTAGAAACACCGGGGACAAGGAGCACCCCCATTCCAAGCAGGGGACAAGTAAACTTCCACCGTGTACGTACAACCCAGTAAAAGGACAAAACCCAGGTATAACTAACTTTCATGATCCATTATAACTTCATACGATGATCCATTATAACTTCATATCATGATATCTACTTACTCCTTTTTTTTTAGATGATGATATCTACTCCTAATTTAAAGCAAAGCAGAGACCGGCACCACAACGATCTGTCTTCAGCTCAGTAGCCGTTTccatgactctaagtctcaagaCTGAAATGCATTAGACCACTAGTAAAACTGCTAGTAGCAGACTTGAATAGAAACATCTGCACGCAATAGTGCAAGAAATACGCGGGCAAACGAGTCCGCAATGACAGTGATATTGCAACAAAATCGATTCATGGACTATATGCAACAGCATAAGGCAAGTCAACATACAAATACAGAGGTGGCTGCATACAAAGCCAACGGTTTACTGAGCCACAGCACCGGGTGTATACACACTGCACGTTAGGGGTAAAATCAGAGTGGATACGTACACTCCTTAACATTTAGAAAAAAGGAGTGGATACATATGCCGAAAGTAAGTAAGCGTGCTGGAACTATAACTAGTGCTAGAGAGGTAGCAACGCACATTGGGGAATGAAACAAGAGCGTGCTCAGTTTGCGCCACCCAATCTTAACGCCCATGCTGTGCAAAATCACATCTTCTAGGTTCAAATAGGCACTCAATTGCTTTATAATGCAGTAATTTAACATCACCTACTATGGAATGCAACACCTTCATTTCTAAAGGAAAATTTTCAACACTTGTCCCTAGCTTTACATTGAATCCAGTCTGAGAATCACTAACATGGTTTATATATTCGATGCATCTTCGCATACAAAAACAACCATTTTATCACATTGTCATGCAAGCAGAGCAGATTGGCCAGATCTTTATGTTCTCATTTTGGAATTTTCACTATGACTTAATTTAAACAATTAAAAAATCCAACTTTCAGACTGAGTATATATAATAATATGAGTCAGCAAGTGGGGGTGCTTTAAAAACCTAGGGACACATGAATACACAATGTGTTGCAGCTTATGCTATTTCCATCAGATAGTACTGAAAGAGAATAACTTTTTCATCAAAATACTATACATACATAAGAAATATATGAACAGCACAATGAAAATTGGGACTATAATAAAAGCCAGCAAGGATCACACTCAATTATCAATCAGAAAATGCAGTCATGAAGATTGATTTGTGAACTAGTATAAGGAACAAGTAACTTGAGGCAATTAACACAGAATACAGAGTTAGCTGCATAACAAAACCAATGGGTTTCCAATCCATAACAATCAAGCTGCACTGACCATAATAATGCACAATCTAGTAGACTAAGTGCTAAACGATCACAATAATGCCCAAGTTGCTTCATATTGAGTTACAGAAGCTCACAAAGATGAAAATCTAGCCTCATGCAGCAGCTAATTAGTGCATTCTAACACTTTTTAACTACTACTCCCTCCGCCCCGAATTAACTAGTGCAGAAATGAAtctctgcgacaagtaattcaggacagagggagtataaatCATGCTTCAAGTGAAAACAGAAATCGATTATGAATCTGTGAAGATGGGCATTGGTTCACTACCAAAATTTGGCTAGCCAATGTGTATTGGCAAAGCCCAGACTTGGCAAAAGCTGGCAACTTTATGTGAGGTTGGCAAGAAAATTTGGTAAACAAGAAATTACTAGCCAATAATTGGTCGATGCCAAATATTAGCATGCCAATTTTTGGCATCAATCCAAGAATGCTCAATATCTCCATAGAAGAAAGCAGAAAGAAGAATCAGAACCAATTTCAAATCATCCAACATGTCCCTGGAATGCATTGCTTATTCAATCCATCTACTAGCAAGTAGCAAACTCAACTGCTACTACTATCAGAAACCGAGTAGCTACAAATCAACCTGTAATCCTTCTTTTGATCATTTTTAACTGCCCTTGCATCGTTGTACACTGCTTTGTATATCTGTTTAATTAGAACTAAATTACAAAACTCTCCTACTGTTTCAGTTGAAAAAAAAAGTTGCAACCTACAAACAGAACATCTTCAAGTGCAGAGCATTGCAAGAAATACATGGACAAACAGAATATGATTGAAATTTACAACAATAACCATTACCAACAGTATACACTCCAACTGAATCTCCTCACTAACCCACAAGCAGGATCATAAAATATATTGATTTGTGAACTATATGCAACGAGTAACATAACTACATAAGACAAGTTAACATACAATACAGAGTTGGCAACATACCAAGCCAGCAGTCTTTCGAGCCATAACATACCAAGCCAGCAGTTTTGCGAGCCATAACAAACAATCTTCCGCATGCAATGTATACTAGGCTTGGTCGACATTTCAGTGACAAACAATTTCACAAAATGCAGAGCAATTGACCTCATTTGGACACAAGCAGCATGTCAGGTTTGCGTTGCTTGCTCGGCGTGTTTGGCTTGGAACTTGGTCTGGAGCTCGATGCGGTGCTTCCAGCTGTGCCAGAGGCTACCATTATTCCAGAGGCCGCTACAGCTGCTGCCTTGGCAGCCTTGCGGGCGCTTTTGTCAAGCTCAATCAAGCTCCGGGCTGCCAGAATTGCCTGTGGCACAAGGTCATGACATGCACGGGCATAGACAACCCGCACAGCTTCTGCGGCGGCATCCCGCACCTCCATTGGGTTCAGTGGCGCGAGCAAGCAGTGCCCAAGAACCCTCATCACTGGCTGCAGAAACTCCCACGGTAGCTGCACCCTTGCCTCCCTTACCTCCTCCTCCTTACCACAATTCCGTCCACTGCTGTCTCCATTGACACTCAGCTTTGCCAATTCTTCCTCCAGGGCTTTCCCATTCCCATTCTCAGCATCGGTGGACAATGGCGACATGGAGCCCAGAGAATCCCCTTCCTCCACCTCCAACTCTTCATCAAG encodes:
- the LOC125554647 gene encoding UPF0481 protein At3g47200-like, with protein sequence MVEVTSWVEDVEKTLLEEHEPSSEVEQWRKHSIYRVPARIKRLNGDAYKPQTVSLGPFHHGDPDLLPMEQHKRRALLRLLRRAGRPLRDLVAAVGEVEEQLRAAYVGLGDEWRDGGGERFVEMMIVDGCFLLEVMRTAAAAGRRYAVHPDYAPNDPVFSRHGLLYIAPYVQRDMLMVENQLPLLVLHRIAAAAEGGKTSTYATINRMVLNFLGVADADRHPAAVPHLGLHPLDIYRRSLLLHTTGRTERNIQVEEPAAKPADVRSARKLHEAGIRFRHSGRADCLCDVRFRGGTLTMPQLFVDDSTEYKLLNLMAFEALHVGAGNDVTAYVFFMRSVVGCVDDVRLLRRKGIVRSEWVDGDETVVRLLNDMTRDVVCDEASPLCALHGEVEAYCRSNLRVFLHVSWYYLKRTYFGNPWTFLSLAAGILLLVTDIIQTVYSVLSYEVQGKRQYYSHH